The following coding sequences are from one Capsicum annuum cultivar UCD-10X-F1 chromosome 3, UCD10Xv1.1, whole genome shotgun sequence window:
- the LOC107863872 gene encoding transcription factor EMB1444 isoform X6 encodes MLTWEDAYYDNDGFPEKKSPGSTAGNLHDGHYSNTRLGVAVAKMSYHVYSLGEGIVGQVAVTGKYLWLSADKGAAISSLAPEHCDGWQAQFSAGIKTIVVAAVAPHGVVQLGSLDIKIPEDLSVVKHIGDVFSALQELMSSCLQSSMQNSMENSCLSEISTRTSGPEVFQDCISNLGRSVCEDGRNMWSPLYTSVEKSVDHSGIFSQTGSHPNKILEVVDNQGLHGTAVQGSDDCDNLLLPNCGSSIINNQEEGQMWAETDPNFEGQTRNLRVLGKGSVYKTEPTLRNDASIGSVSYDAGKVTERRQPNRSNLASEAYNGQTGMLGLLDLPNAYPDNCAETNLSLETECNYTMRTPFRFCAGYELYEALGPVFQKENSSKDWEAGNREEMAVEMLEGIGSSNLLTNNTGNEHLLEAVIANVNRHDNDCNSVKSFCKSVDSLLTTEISAEPCSSDIGTISSTCYSFGRETLNSFNSSGTCGVRSSRGFSSTSCSRGSGHVERPLEPVKMHKKRARPGESCRPRPRDRQLIQDRIKELRELVPNGSKCSIDSLLERTIKHMLFMQNVTKHADKLSKCSASKFYWLRCIEHVQLADKESGTCGTSSHEVGSSWAVEVGHNQKVCPMRVENLGMNGQMLVEIFEDGRHFLDIAEAIRSLGLTILKGLSEVYGERMHMCFVVEGQNDRTLHRMDVLWSLMQLLQAKINI; translated from the exons ATGTTAACTTGGGAGGACGCTTACTATGATAATGATGGGTTTCCAGAGAAAAAATCTCCTGGTAGCACAGCAGGCAACCTTCATGATGGACATTATTCCAACACTCGTCTCGGAGTAGCTGTGGCAAAGATGTCCTATCATGTTTATTCACTTGGAGAAGG TATTGTTGGGCAGGTGGCAGTTACTGGAAAATATCTATGGCTTTCCGCAGACAAAGGTGCAGCTATCTCTAGCTTGGCTCCTGAG CACTGTGATGGGTGGCAAGCTCAATTTTCTGCTGGGATTAAG accattgttgttgctgctgttgcTCCACATGGAGTTGTACAACTTGGATCCTTGGATATT aagattcCTGAGGATTTGAGCGTGGTCAAGCATATTGGAGATGTCTTTTCTGCGCTCCAGGAGTTGATGTCAAGTTGCTTGCAGAGTTCAATGCAGAACAGCATGGAAAATTCTTGCTTG TCAGAGATATCGACAAGGACCTCAGGTCCAGAGGTTTTTCAAGACTGCATAAGTAATCTAGGTAGAAGTGTTTGTGAAGATGGGAGAAATATGTGGTCTCCTCTATATACATCTGTTGAAAAATCTGTTGATCATTCTGGTATCTTCTCGCAAACTGGAAGTCACCCAAATAAAATACTTGAAGTGGTTGATAACCAAGGACTTCATGGGACAGCAGTTCAAGGATCTGATGACTGTGACAATCTGCTTCTTCCAAACTGTGGAAGTTCCATTATAAACAACCAAGAAGAAGGGCAGATGTGGGCAGAAACTGATCCAAATTTTGAAGGGCAAACTAGAAACTTGCGAGTCTTAGGAAAGGGCTCTGTATATAAAACTGAGCCAACTTTGAGAAATGATGCAAGTATTGGAAGTGTTTCATATGATGCTGGAAAAGTCACTGAACGCCGTCAGCCAAATAGAAGCAATCTTGCTTCTGAAGCTTACAATGGTCAAACCGGAATGTTGGGTTTGTTGGATCTTCCCAATGCATATCCAGATAATTGTGCAGAGACAAATTTAAGTCTTGAGACCGAGTGTAATTACACAATGCGCACTCCTTTCAGGTTCTGTGCTGGCTATGAGCTGTACGAAGCATTAGGGCCAGTTTTCCAGAAAGAGAATTCTTCCAAGGACTGGGAGGCAGGGAACCGGGAAGAAATGGCCGTTGAGATGCTTGAGGGTATTGGCTCCAGCAATCTGTTAACTAACAACACTGGCAATGAGCATCTTCTAGAAGCAGTAATAGCTAATGTTAACCGCCATGACAATGATTGTAACAGTGTGAAGTCATTCTGTAAATCTGTCGATTCCCTCTTGACCACTGAAATATCTGCTGAACCTTGTAGCAGTGATATAGGCACAATCAGTTCTACATGCTATTCATTTGGTCGGGAAACATTGAACAGCTTCAACTCATCAGGTACATGTGGTGTTCGGTCTTCTAGGGGTTTTTCATCAACCAGTTGTAGCAGAGGTAGCGGACATGTTGAGAGGCCACTCGAACCTGTTAAAATGCATAAAAAGAGAGCTAGACCTGGTGAAAGTTGCCGACCTAGACCCAGGGATAGACAATTGATCCAAGATCGCATCAAGGAGCTCCGTGAGCTGGTTCCAAATGGTTCTAAG TGCAGTATAGACTCACTTCTAGAACGCACTATCAAACACATGCTTTTCATGCAAAATGTCACCAAGCATGCTGACAAGCTAAGTAAGTGCTCTGCATCAAAG TTTTATTGGTTACGTTGCATTGAACATGTTCAGCTGGCTGACAAGGAATCGGGTACCTGTGGAACTTCCTCCCATGAGGTTGGTTCAAGCTGGGCAGTGGAAGTTGGACATAACCAAAAAGtttgtccgatgagggttgaaaATTTAGGCATGAATGGTCAAATGCTTGTAGAA ATCTTCGAAGACGGAAGGCATTTCCTTGACATAGCAGAAGCAATACGGAGCTTGGGTCTTACAATTTTAAAAGGTCTGTCAGAGGTTTATGGTGAGAGGATGCATATGTGTTTTGTCGTTGAG GGGCAGAATGATAGAACCTTGCATCGCATGGATGTATTATGGTCTCTTATGCAGCTACTGCAAGCAAAGATCAACATATAG